A DNA window from Palaemon carinicauda isolate YSFRI2023 chromosome 39, ASM3689809v2, whole genome shotgun sequence contains the following coding sequences:
- the LOC137631038 gene encoding uncharacterized protein gives MKFVLPLVLSLAVACLAQLPCIPSKPKNLRIGYISDHTIGIEFEDPDDFDQCPIAAYHQEIEKVQEASKVSLADPQTPSDQTHYHDFLFLTPNTLYKISVTSLSHYDIASHPATIEAETLRH, from the exons ATGAAGTTCGTCTTGCCATTGGTCCTGAGTCTTGCTGTCGCCTGCTTGGCTCAGCTTCCTTGCA TCCCCAGCAAACCGAAAAATCTCCGCATTGGTTATATTTCGGACCACACCATCGGCATAGAATTCGAGGACCCTGATGATTTTGACCAATGTCCCATCGCAGCCTACCACCAGGAAATCGAGAAGGTCCAGGAAGCCAGCAAGGTATCGCTGGCCGACCCTCAGACCCCATCAGACCAGACGCACTACCACGACTTCTTATTCCTTACTCCCAATACCCTTTACAAGATAAGCGTCACTTCATTGTCCCATTACGATATTGCCTCCCACCCAGCCACTATTGAAGCTGAGACTTTGAGGCACTGA